A segment of the Catharus ustulatus isolate bCatUst1 chromosome 21, bCatUst1.pri.v2, whole genome shotgun sequence genome:
GATTTAGGTATTTAtcttttattgaaataatttttgctgattttcctAACACACCAGTTTGACTATGATTAATTGCATAGATGTGAGATACTGCAAGTTTAAACTGAAGTTGCTGGATGCTCAGATAGGAACTTAGAGGGGTTTCAGCAGAGATAATGGAGAAGAACTGTGATAATGTACTGGACAATGAAAAACATATCACATGTATTAGGGAAGGGAGCCCCAAATCTCTTACTTTTAATAGCTAAGATGAACTTCTTAGTCTTctacagaaatggaaattctcCTTACATAAACTGGGCATATATCCTACTTCATCAAAGTGAAAATGGGTCTCAGCAGTATGagaatattttctcttaatATTGGTGCATCAATTTTCTTCCATAGAAACAGCAGAACCAAGAAGCAGTGAATCAGCTGGAGAAGGTAAAGTGTGTCCTATTTTTTGACAGCTACAGAAATAAGTGTCTGTTTCTCTGAGGAGTAGAAAACACAGTGGACAGTGGCACAAGTGTGCACGATCTTGTGTTAgattcagttttgtttgtaGCATAAGCTTTAATATTTTGACTTCACTACTTGGGCCTCACAGGCAGCATTCATATTTTGACCAAAGCTAATATTTAAATGCTCAAGTTGGAGGAGTGCAGTGGGGGCAGGAGGTTACAGTTTAGGTCCTTGCCAGGAGCTCCCATTCCAGCACTGCCACGTGTGTGCTGCAATGATTGCACTGTGCTGTCGCTGCTGGTCTGGGatggaaaaattattaagtAGTTCAAATAATGGAAGATTAAAtgtgtctttaaaaatactggCATCACTTAGATACTAGAAATAGTACCAGttaattcctgcttttttgGTTTGACATAAAACAAGGGTTAACTATCTGCACGTTTGTGCTAACCAAGCATTATTTGTTTCTACAGGAAAAGAAGGAGTTTGAACAGAAATTTTCTAAAGAGCAAGCAGCACTGAGGGAACAGTTACAGGTAAGGCAGAGCCTCCCTTACAGTAATATTACCTGACTTCTGCTGTTTTGTGGATTATTGAGCACTCATAGTCCTTATCCTGGAAGGCAGAAGTCCATTCCTTTAGTAAAACTGCAAGTGTCAGCCAGACTGTATTTAACTGCAAGAGCTCTTTACCGAATTGTCCTTTTGTGACAACAGTGATGTTGCTGTGGCAAGCAAAGAAGTTTTGTGCTGAgctgattttcctttcccaaaggTTCATATCCAGACTATTGGAATTCTTGTTTCTGAGAAGTCTGAATTGCAGACAGCCCTTGGCCATACTCAGCAAGCTGCACGGCAGAAATCAGGTACGTGACTGTGTCTGCAGCTCAAGCTGCTGGTTGAACTGGGGATGTCAAGTCACAAGCAGGACAGTTGCTGGCAGCCAGCTCACAGCACTCCCTGAGCCCTttggcactggcactgctgctgtcatcGTAGCTGCCCCCAGATGGGAGCATGTTGGTCTCGTGGCAGTTGAGGTTCTTTTGTGCATCACTAAAGCCTTGTCAGCCCTGGTGACTATCTCAGACCATTCCTTCgtaattattttaaagctgcttttttttttctgccctgcCTCCCACACAGCTGTCATGTTAATCTTAGCTGCCTGTTATTCTGAACTACATTTGAGCAATTTATtctaatagaaaaaaaccccaaacaacatACTATTGTTCTGCAAAGGAAGTTTCATCATCTCCCTCTAAGAGTGAGGCAGGTAGagagctgtgctcccagggctgtgagtgAATCACCTGTAGAGCCAGGAGtggagccagctctgctgacatACAAAggtctgtgctgcctgaagaGCTTGTTGACGAAGTAGAAAGTGCTGTTCAGCCAGTTCCAAAATGCTCTTTGTGGTCCAGCCTCAACTGTCTGTGCTCTGACTTGTCCAGGAGAAGCTGAGAGCCTTGCTGCCCGTTTACATTCGTCTCGCCAGCGAGTCTCGGAGCTGGAGCGCACTTTGTCCTCCATCTCCATGCAGCAAAAGCAGTCAGAGAAGGTAAGAGTCACCTCTTTTTATGATTATGCATATACAGTGGCAATGTTTTTGCCTTTGGCTCTTTGCTTATTACTACACTGCTGCAAAGTTTGCTTCTCCCTGCTTGGAGAAGAGGCAGAAATTGGCCTTGTTAATTGTTAATTAACCTTTTAAAGCCCTGTATTCCCCACGATCAAGGCAAACTTCATTCACGTTTCTTTGACTAATCATATGCTCCAGTTGGTGTCTTCAGATCTGGCAGCTCCACACAAGAGAGACACCTTGTCCCAGAAATCTCCATCAAACACACATTTTGGTATTGTCTTTAagtttgcagaaatatttgtagCATCACATTTGAAAAAGACTGAGCAGACTTATTCCTAGAAAATTCAGGAGGTTCTAAGCAAACCTCTCCTGATGTTTTTTGCTAAAGTTATGACCTTTTCTGTTTTAGCTGCTCTGTTAAGGGttaaattaagtatttttaataccTTATTTGTTTGGCTAAAGTCTATAGATGAAtcaataatttcctttttctccagcaTAATAAAGAGTTAGTGAAAGAGCGAGACAACCTGAAACTGGAACTGTACAAACGAAGGTAAGTCCCTTCTACTCATTACTGCAGAAGGGCCCCAAAACAAGTGGCAAAGACCACAGGGGTGACTTGGGAGGCTGGATTtcaattaaaaaggaaagtagTCACTTTATGtgatgtttctgtgattctagtTACCAGGAAGCACTGGTTTGTAGATTTATGACCTGGACACCAGCAGACCCAGAGCcactttaattttttgtttgttttagcaAAAACAGTgaggaaataaaacagcagaattCAGAGCTGTCAGAGAAGGTTCACTCCCTGGTGTCTCAGAACTCAGCTATGAAGTTGGATGTGGAAGATTTGCAGAAGAAATTGGAAATGGCTGAACTGATGATTCAACAGGTGAGGGCAGAGGACACTGACACTGCCACACTTTCTTCTGAGACAGGGGCCAAGACTTAACTCTTGTCTTTCAAGGAAATCGTGAAATCTCATCAAGACATCCTCTTAGAAAAAAGCTTTCAGCAAGGCCTTAGGGGAACAGGAAGTTTGTATTCTCTAAGGTGTTGGAGCTGTCAATTGGTTGAAAAGCACACACTGATTGCAAAGCAATTAGTCTGCTAAAACTGCTGTGAGAGAGGGTGAAATGTGAAATACATTGACTTTTCTGATTGTGTCTGTTCAGGATTTTGGTTATTTAGTTGTGCAGTCTCACTGAGTAACCAGCTGAGTAGGGATGGTGTTTGTACCCACCAGTGGAAGGTGGTGAATTGGACAGTGGCAGCTTGAAGTCAGCTGGGGAAAGAATGCATGGAGCCAGCTGTTAGCAGGTCAGAGAGCAAGCTTGGTGTAACCCTGAGCctgggagggaagaaaatgctctttttttgaTTCCTAGACTGTGTCTTAAGTTACCCTTGAAATTAAGCCAACTGCTGCTCTTCTGGGAAAAgtgctgtgcctcagctgaACCAGCCTTGCTGCTCAGTCTACTGACATGCTCCAGACACTGGCTTTAAATTCCTGACATGTCTGACAACTTTTAAAGTCACAGGCTTTTATACCATCTGATATGGCTGTATAGTGCAGACTCTGGAAATGCACAAAATTTCTGAGCCAAAGTTTGATTGAATCCTAttctcttaatttaaaaaatagtgaaTGTAAAATTGATAGGAAGAAGCTGCCCAGTTCAGTCTGTTTTACAGGACTAAAATCTCAGcaaatctttttgcttttaatccCCCTATTTTTTTCACACTGAACTTCACTATGAGTTGGAGCACTTTAAAGAACTGTAGAAGGTGACAACATGTGGCAGGTTACTCTCAGGGGAAAGGCTGTGCAGGAATTGAGTATTAACATTTTGCCTtagctttttgattttttaaacagTTCTCAAGTCAGGGAGGGAGTCTGGATGCAAATCAGCAGCTGCAGATGGCTCTGGAGGAGAAGGCAAGCCTGGAAACCCAGCTAGCTCAGGTAAGAGGTTGTATGAAATATGATCCAGATCTTGATGTCTGTTAGAAAACTTGTGGGGCAGAAAAATGTAGTCTGAGCTTTGCACTAGCACTGGTTTCTTCAAATTTTATCCCTTAAACCAAATTTATTTAGCCAATATGttgttgtttgattttgttttgaacaGCTCTCAGAGTCACTTcaccagctgcaggcagaaagAGATCAGTACGTGGAGAAACTGAGGGAGGAGGGCAGCGTTTGGCAGCAGCGGgtgcagcagctctctgagcaGGTAACCCTGGGggcagcatcccagccctggacaaACAAAGGCGGCAGGAAATGCTCCATGAACATTGTAACTCTCATTTGTATGGCCTTGCAGGTCCACACAAtggcagaggagaaggagaaacaCATGGCCAAAATTCAGGAGCTGGAAAACAATGTTACAGAGTTGTTAAGCACATCAGGTAGGGCTTCCAAAGTGGGGTTTCCCACTGCAGAGTGGAACTGGGTAATGCTGTCCTGCTGTGCAGATGCTTCTGCACAGGAGGTGCAAGCAGGTCTGATGCTGGGAAGGCAGATGGACACCAGGTGACCCTAAGAACCCTTTTGTCCTGGAAAACAACAAGTGAACTCCTGCAATGAATGGACCAGCAGCTTAATTATGTCCGTAGTATTGGCCTGACGACTGTACTGTCAGCTTCTCTGGCCCAGGAGTTTGGGAAGGCAGGATGCTCCTGATGCTCCTGCTAGGGCTGTGGGGGAGTCAGCAGCAGACAGCAGGATGCTGTACTTGGGTTTGGGGTAGGTttgctcctttttcctctcagtgCTGTGCACTGAGGACTGGATTCTGCAGCTGGTGATCCCTTCTGGGTCACAGAGCCCTATGGGCTGGGGTGTGCTTTGTGTATCCAGCAGGGATGTGTCTCACCCAGCCAATTTCCAGTGACTGAGCCCCTTCTGATTGCACTTCCTCAGCAGTGAAGCCCATGGATACCGAGCCTCCCTCACCGCCAGGGCCCACggcagctgagctcagcctgcaggaggAGATCCAgcggctgcagcaggagaaggaggagctgCATGGGCAGTTCCAGGCCCAGGTCCGTGACAACGAGCAGCTGAGCCACCTCAACCGGGAGCAGGAGGAgcggctgctggagctggaaaagaCTGTGCAGCGCTACAATGAGGAGGCTGTGGACAGGCAGCAGATCCTGGAGGACATGCAAAGTGACAAGGCCACAATCAGTAGGGCACTGAGCCAGAACCGGGATCTGAAGGAGcagctggctgagctgcagaatGGGTTTGTCAAGCTGGTAGGTCTCTTCCGTGCATCTTTTCTCACTGCTTCCCTCACTGGTGCAACCCTTTTGTAGCGCAGATGTGAAAAACTGGCAGCAGCATTATCCCTCTCTTACCCTCTGAGACTGGCTGCTCCATCCTTTAATACATAGTGCCATACCAGGTCCTTACTCCTTCAGGTGCTCTAGCAGATGAACCAGTAGCTTTGTccagtttccttttccttgtcaTCCCTTGGCAGTCAGGTTGtttctgtccctcctgccctttTACCTGAAGGTACCCATTTCCTGTTCCCTTGTATTTACCCATGAGGAAGTTCTCAACAGGattctctcctgctgctgtcattcTTACCCATCCTGGAGCTGAATCCTTACTCTTGCTTTGCTTCTTTCAATGTAACACCTTCCCCTCTGGAGCCCTAGCAGACTGACACATGGTCtagctgttgcttttttttcttcagtcctTTTTGAACTCCTTGTTTTTGAATGTCTGTGACTCTCTTTGGGATATTCATACAACCCATCTGCTTTGTAGCTGACAGGCTGCATGATGTGCCAGGCCTCTTCTTGGCACTGTCCCAGCACTGATTCCCTTGggtttttctttgctcttctccCATCTTCTGAACATTTCTGTAAGTTATTTACTGTCCTAAACAGTCAACTTATGGCCCTCAGTTATAGTCCAGAAAAACACAAGGGGTGGCACCCTGTTGTGCTAGGAACTAACATGGTTTATTGAGAGCCTGTTTCATGGTGGCTGGAACAGTTTCCTTACACAGTCGTGTTTGTCTTGCAGACAAATGAAAACATGGAGGTTACAAGTGCCCTACAGTCAGAGCAACACGTAAAGAAAGAGCTGGCCAAGAAGCTTGGGCAACTGCAGGAAAACCTGGCAGATCTCAAAGAGACGGTGAGCACCAGTAGtgggatggcagggctggattGTGCAAATTGCTGGCAACTTCCCAGACACTGATGGAAGGATGGAAATGGGGATTGTTAAGATCCAGCTGGGAGCCTTCCCCTATCATCTGCTTGCCTGATGTGGGGGACCAGCATGTGGGGGCAGATGGTGGCTGTGTGCCTGGTTAGTGGCTTTGGGGCAATGTTGACACTTCGGATCATGTCACATGGATCAGCTTTTCAGGCAGAAAGGGTTTGATGTGGTTTGATTTTGTTCtctcagctggagctgaagaCACAGGAGGCCCGTGGCCTGCAGGAGCAGCGGGACCAGTGCTACAGCCACCTGCAGCAGTACACCCTGGCCTTCCAGCAGCTCGCTGCCGAGAAGGACGAGCTGCACAAACAATTCCTGCTTCAGACACAGCTCATGGATCGCCTGCAGCATGAGGAGGTCCAGGGGAAAGTGACAGTGGAAATGCACCtgaaagagctgcagcagaCAAAGGTAACAGTAAAAAGGGACAAGTGGAAAGATGGAAGTAATCAGTAAGTGAGAGATTTGGCCAGTCCCTTCCACCCTGAGCtgttctgtgatgctgtgccctACAGAGTGTCTGGAGCTAAAGTACTgcttgtgtgtttgtgtgtgtggtgctACTGTCTGAAGATGGAGTGACAGTTTGCAGTCTGGCTTGTGCAGGTGTTTATGActctctgcttctctcctgCAGGAAAGTCTAGAAGCTGTAgccaaggaaaataaagagctACAGGCCCAGATCAGtcagctggcagcagaaatGGATGGCAGAATTTTGCACCAACTGGAGGGTGAGTGGCTGCATcagggagaaggcagagctgggttcTCTGCAGCATTACCTCCTTGTTCACTTTCCTTCTTTTACAGAAGGTGATGAAGAAATGACTGAAGAAAGCCAAAAACCTTCTCTTGTGATCCCAGAGAAGTTTGATAGCCATGAAGAAATGGTGAGTCTTAATGGGTAGACAAGCCTTTGGTTTTAGTTCTGAATGAACACCTAGAAAAGGAAGCTGGTTACATTGCAGAGAGGTTTATCAGCTGAGTGCAGTCATGAGGGAAATGCAACAGTTCTTCATGCATAGCAGCAAAGCCAAGACTTCTGCAGCATCCTTGCAAAACAGGCTGGAAGTCTGGCAGTGATTTCCTTGTGACGACAATTCAGCTGGTAGAGCAGCTCTTTAATGGGGCTTTGATGATGATGTTCTCTTTAGTTTGGAAGGCAGCTTGGAAATGGTGTCAAATATCTACAAGGTTTATCTGCTAGTACAGTCATAATACTGCAGTCAAACAGCTCTCAAGGGACCCAGTTTTTAACCTGCACTAATTGGGAATGAGAAGAGACAGTAGCTGCTGCCTGGCTTAGTTCCAGGGTAGTCACACAGTTCTTCAGTTTCACACCCATAAATAAAATAGGGTAAACTGTTTCTCTGTCCTGAGATGCACCATAGATCGTGCTGAACACAAGGGAAGCACTAATGTCCACACTCTGAAATTCTTCTTAGGTCACTTTCGTGACCTCTGCCATGTCCCAAGTGGAGCAGGAGCGAGAAGATCTGAGGAAGCAGCTGGCTGCTcagaagcagcagtgcagaaatcTCCTGCAGCAAATCACATCTCTTAGGCAGGAGCAGCAACATCACGCCATGCTGGATGCAGGTAAAGTCTCGGCACAGTTGAGGACAGTGTGACCGTGAGGTGCTGGGCCAGCTGGCCATGGCTGCTCTGAGACAGACCTTTGGGTCTGTGAGTGCATCCTGCCCCAGGAGAAACTGTAAATTGCAAACATTCCTTCCAGGCTCTGTTATGGATACTGTTCCAGTGGAGGTTCACGAGGCTTTGAAAACTGCCATGGATAAGCTACAGGTAAGCAAAGCATCTTATGTTGTTTCAGCCTTATTACGCTTCTTAGCCAGACTAGGTTCCAGTGCCAGACAAACACAACACAAATAAGATTGTAGAGGAATAAGCAGTTGATGTTCCATAAAAAGATACTCCATCCTAAAAATCTTGCTCGCTGCTTGGCTGTAAAGAAGCAGGATTTGTTCTGCAGGCTCAGACCAGTGTCACAGGGGTGTTACCTTTAGCACAGGTGTTTTCTGTCTGTGAGCAGCCCAGGTGACTGACCCCACTTTGTGTGTGCAGTTGCGTTTCACAGAGCTGATGCATGAGAAGGCTGATCTGAAGGAGCgtctggaggagctggagcaccGCTGCATCCAGCTGTCTGGAGAGACTGACACCATTGGTATGTTTAGGCAGCACAGCATAGGCTAGAGCTTGCTCAGTGCCTTATTTATGGGGGGAGCAGAAGGTCCCCAAACAGCTTTTGGAGCTGGAGCCCTCAAACTAACAAGCCCTCCCTGTCTCCTACTGCTGCCTGACTGGGCTAATCCACTCCAGGGCTGGATTTCCTGGGTCCTCATGCCTTGTACCTCACTACAGGGCTTGTACCCCAATCTTGCAGACACTCCTAAGGCTTCTCTTGTGTTCCAGGGGAGTATATTGCACTGTACCAGAGTCAAAGGGCTATCCTCAAACAGCGGCACCAGGAGAAAGAGGAGTACATCAGCAGGTTGGCTCAGGATAAGGAAGAGATGAAGGCAAGGACTCTTTTCTGTGTTACTGCTCCCAGCAGGGTGGGCCTGGGGAGTGCAAACCTTTGTGTGTTCATTTGCTAATTCTGTGACAGGAGTAGGACTGCAAACCACAGTGTTTGTGTGCATGTTTCATGGGCTTTCCTTTACTTTGGTACAGATGAAACTACTGGAACTGCAGGAGTTAGTGATGCGCCTGGTCAGGGAAAGGAATGAATGGTACAGCAAGTATGTAGCAGCTGCTCagaacccagagctgctggcaagCCAGAATGAAGGTGTGCTTCCAGCAGAGAGGCGCATTGAGCTGAATGCCACTGAT
Coding sequences within it:
- the GOLGA2 gene encoding golgin subfamily A member 2 isoform X5; translation: MADGSRQSRLAAAKKKLKEYQQKNSPGATAGTKKKRKTKEGSRPATPTTDDQQPPENIQNILKVLVSDLNRSNGVAIPSLDKRKMNEAEDHKNALDENRSFSSTEGLRQLSEQLNGLVSQSASYVNGESAVSSTNIKEMETRYQELAVALDSSNLTNKQLVTKIEELKQQNQEAVNQLEKEKKEFEQKFSKEQAALREQLQVHIQTIGILVSEKSELQTALGHTQQAARQKSGEAESLAARLHSSRQRVSELERTLSSISMQQKQSEKHNKELVKERDNLKLELYKRSKNSEEIKQQNSELSEKVHSLVSQNSAMKLDVEDLQKKLEMAELMIQQFSSQGGSLDANQQLQMALEEKASLETQLAQLSESLHQLQAERDQYVEKLREEGSVWQQRVQQLSEQVHTMAEEKEKHMAKIQELENNVTELLSTSAVKPMDTEPPSPPGPTAAELSLQEEIQRLQQEKEELHGQFQAQVRDNEQLSHLNREQEERLLELEKTVQRYNEEAVDRQQILEDMQSDKATISRALSQNRDLKEQLAELQNGFVKLTNENMEVTSALQSEQHVKKELAKKLGQLQENLADLKETLELKTQEARGLQEQRDQCYSHLQQYTLAFQQLAAEKDELHKQFLLQTQLMDRLQHEEVQGKVTVEMHLKELQQTKESLEAVAKENKELQAQISQLAAEMDGRILHQLEEGDEEMTEESQKPSLVIPEKFDSHEEMVTFVTSAMSQVEQEREDLRKQLAAQKQQCRNLLQQITSLRQEQQHHAMLDAGSVMDTVPVEVHEALKTAMDKLQLRFTELMHEKADLKERLEELEHRCIQLSGETDTIGEYIALYQSQRAILKQRHQEKEEYISRLAQDKEEMKMKLLELQELVMRLVRERNEWYSKYVAAAQNPELLASQNEGVLPAERRIELNATDGAGLREVNLSDEAEQEAAVYQSSFPPADSKAAQPNQEDPTAKQIMQLLREIQNPQERLGSLLENPCIPFFYRADENDEVKIMVV